One part of the Falco peregrinus isolate bFalPer1 chromosome 14, bFalPer1.pri, whole genome shotgun sequence genome encodes these proteins:
- the SNTB2 gene encoding beta-2-syntrophin isoform X1, with protein sequence MSWLQTLLAPPGAEAGCWQARATQGQHTIGACGAGNLAAVSPAARAAQDGLQPDLPPGPLCFAAFPFLRPCRTQGCAASACPLHGAPLARGRVRPLGPCWSPSPTRGAVPPFLLPSTCSASQGVTSAPWGMGCAGAPQGGPRAGQDPLSAAGDRPPLWPERPWGAGLRHRCTGPPPGLNLCPLHPTVKFMREVTPYIKKPSLVSDLPWEGAAPQSPSLSGSEDSGSPQHQCPRDRKVIPLKMCFAARNLSMPDLENRLIELHSPDSRNTLILRCKDTATAHSWFTALHANIAALLPQVLAELNAMLGTGGTVAGGREVKHIAWLAEQARLDGGRQQWRPVLMAVTEKDLLLYDGMPWTRDAWASPCHSYPLVATRLVHSGSGRRSPALGCELTFATRTGSRQGVEMHVFRVETHRDLSSWTRVLVQGCHAAAELMKEVTVGCTLGGQEVQLSIHYEGGFTICREEPGSSVLFRYPYERLKMSADDGIRTLYLDFGGPEGELALDLHSCPKPIVFILHTFLSAKVTRMGLLA encoded by the exons ATGTCCTGGCTGCAAACCCTCCTCGCCCCGCCGGGAGCggaggcaggctgctggcaggcgCGGGCGACACAGGGTCAGCACACTATCGGCGCCTGCGGCGCTGGAAACTTGGCCGCTGtcagccctgcagccagagcGGCTCAGGATGGGCTGCAGCCTGACCTCCCGCCCGGCCCATTGTGCTTTGCCGCCTTCCCTTTCCTACGGCCGTGTCGGACACAGGGATGCGCCGCCAGCGCCTGTCCTTTGCATGGGGCACCTCTGGCCCGGGGCAGGGTGAGACCCTTGGGGCCATGCTGGTCCCCGAGCCCCACCAGGGGTGCTGTGCCCCCTTTCCTGCTGCCCTCCACCTGCAGCGCCAGCCAGGGGGTGACTTCAGCTCCATGGGGcatgggctgtgctggtgcccCTCAGGGAGGTCCCAGGGCTGGCCAAGACCCCCTGTCTGCTGCGGGGGACAGGCCCCCCTTGTGGCCAGAGCGTCCGTGGGGTGCAGGGCTGCGGCACAGGTGCACAGGACCCCCGCCTGGCCTTAACCTAtgtcccctccaccccacagTGAAGTTCATGCGGGAGGTGACCCCCTACATCAAGAAGCCCTCACTGGTGTCGGACCTGCcgtgggagggggctgccccgCAGTCACCCAGCCTGAGCGGCAGTGAGGACTCTGGCTCCCCCCAGCACCAGTGCCCCCGTGACCGCAAGGTGATCCCCCTGAAGATGTGCTTCGCTGCCAGGAACCTCAGCATGCCTGACCTGGAGAACAG GCTGATCGAGCTGCACTCGCCGGACAGCCGGAACACCCTGATCCTGCGCTGCAAGGACACGGCGACAGCACACTCCTGGTTCACCGCGCTGCACGCCAACATCGCCGCCCTGCTGCCCCAGGTCCTGGCCGAGCTCAACGCCATGCTGGGCACCGGTGGCACCGTGGCCGGCGGCAGGGAGGTGAAGCACATCGCCTGGCTGGCTGAGCAG GCACGCCTGGATGGAGGGCGGCAGCAGTGGCGACCGGTCCTCATGGCGGTGACGGAGAAGGACCTGCTGCTGTACGATGGCATGCCCTGGACCAGGGACGCCTGGGCTTCCCCTTGCCACAGCTACCCGCTGGTGGCTaccag GCTGGTCCACTCAGGCTCAGGCCGCCGCTCGCCCGCACTGGGCTGCGAGCTCACCTTCGCCACCCGGACGGGCTCTCGCCAGGGCGTGGAGATGCACGTTTTCCGTGTGGAAACCCACCGGGACCTCTCCTCCTGGACGCGTGTCCTCGTCCAGGGCTGCCACGCCGCCGCCGAGTTGATGAAGGAGGTGACTGTGG GCTGCACGCTGGGCGGGCAGGAGGTCCAGCTCTCCATCCACTACGAGGGCGGCTTCACCATCTGCCGAGAGGAGCCGGGCAGCAGTGTCCTCTTCCGCTACCCCTACGAGAGGCTGAAGATGTCGGCGGACGATGGCATCAGGACCCTCTACCTGGACTTCGGGGGTCCTGAGGGCGAGCTG GCGCTGGACCTGCACTCCTGCCCCAAGCCCATCGTCTTCATCCTGCACACCTTCCTCTCGGCCAAAGTCACCCGCATGGGGCTGCTGGCGTAG
- the NIP7 gene encoding 60S ribosome subunit biogenesis protein NIP7 homolog has translation MRPLTEAETRAVFEKLGRYIGENIQLLVDRPDGTYCFRLHRDRVYYLSEKLLKVAVSIPRDNLVALGTCFGKFTKTQKFRLSVTALDFLAPYAKYKVWVKPGSEQSFLYGNHVLKSGLGRITENTAQYQGVVVYSMADVPLGFGVAAKSTQECRKVDPMAIVVFHQADVGEYVRSEDTLA, from the exons ATGCGGCCGCTGACCGAGGCGGAGACGCGGGCGGTGTTCGAGAAGCTCGGACGATA CATCGGTGAGAACATCCAGCTGCTGGTGGACCGCCCCGATGGCACCTACTGCTTCCGCCTGCACCGCGACCGCGTCTACTACCTGAG cgAGAAGCTGCTGAAGGTGGCTGTGAGCATCCCCCGGGACAACCTGGTGGCGCTGGGCACCTGCTTCGGGAAGTTCACCAAGACGCAGAAGTTCCGGCTCAGCGTCACGGCCCTGGATTTCCTTGCGCCCTACGCCAAG TACAAGGTGTGGGTGAAGCCCGGCTCGGAGCAGTCCTTCCTCTACGGCAACCACGTCCTGAAGTCGGGCCTGGGCCGCATCACAGAGAACACAGCCCAGTACCAGGGCGTGGTGGTGTACTCCATGGCCGACGTCCCGCTG GGCTTTGGGGTGGCTGCCAAGTCCACCCAGGAGTGCCGGAAGGTGGACCCCATGGCCATTGTGGTGTTCCACCAAGCCGACGTTGGGGAGTACGTGCGGAGTGAGGACACGCTGGCCTAA
- the SNTB2 gene encoding beta-2-syntrophin isoform X3, whose protein sequence is MAVWTRACKTGLLELLLRERWVRVAAELSGEALSLTAEPGGGETAVLNGVVNGNAEAAPGCVRRVRVVKAEAGGLGISIKGGRENRMPVLISRIFPGLAAERSGALRLGDAILAVNGVDLRDATHDQAVQALKRAGREVILEVKFMREVTPYIKKPSLVSDLPWEGAAPQSPSLSGSEDSGSPQHQCPRDRKVIPLKMCFAARNLSMPDLENRLIELHSPDSRNTLILRCKDTATAHSWFTALHANIAALLPQVLAELNAMLGTGGTVAGGREVKHIAWLAEQARLDGGRQQWRPVLMAVTEKDLLLYDGMPWTRDAWASPCHSYPLVATRLVHSGSGRRSPALGCELTFATRTGSRQGVEMHVFRVETHRDLSSWTRVLVQGCHAAAELMKEVTVGCTLGGQEVQLSIHYEGGFTICREEPGSSVLFRYPYERLKMSADDGIRTLYLDFGGPEGELALDLHSCPKPIVFILHTFLSAKVTRMGLLA, encoded by the exons atgGCCGTGTGGACTCGCGCCTGTAAAAcggggctgctggagctgctgctgcgggaGCGCTGGGTGCGGGTGGCGGCGGAGCTGAGCGGGGAAGCGCTGAGCCTGACGGCGGAACCGGGAGGCGGTGAAACGGCGGTGCTTAACGGCGTGGTTAACGGCAACGCGGAGGCGGCGCCCGGTTGCGTGCGGAGGGTGCGGGTGGTGAAGGCGGAGGCTGGTGGGCTCGGTATCAGCATCAAGGGAGGTCGGGAGAATCGGATGCCGGTGCTTATCTCCCGTATTTtcccggggctggcggcggaACGGAGCGGGGCGCTCCGTCTGGGCGACGCCATCCTCGCCGTTAACGGCGTCGATCTCCGGGATGCCACCCACGACCAAGCCGTCCAGGCGCTGAAGCGAGCTGGGAGGGAGGTCATCCTCGAAG TGAAGTTCATGCGGGAGGTGACCCCCTACATCAAGAAGCCCTCACTGGTGTCGGACCTGCcgtgggagggggctgccccgCAGTCACCCAGCCTGAGCGGCAGTGAGGACTCTGGCTCCCCCCAGCACCAGTGCCCCCGTGACCGCAAGGTGATCCCCCTGAAGATGTGCTTCGCTGCCAGGAACCTCAGCATGCCTGACCTGGAGAACAG GCTGATCGAGCTGCACTCGCCGGACAGCCGGAACACCCTGATCCTGCGCTGCAAGGACACGGCGACAGCACACTCCTGGTTCACCGCGCTGCACGCCAACATCGCCGCCCTGCTGCCCCAGGTCCTGGCCGAGCTCAACGCCATGCTGGGCACCGGTGGCACCGTGGCCGGCGGCAGGGAGGTGAAGCACATCGCCTGGCTGGCTGAGCAG GCACGCCTGGATGGAGGGCGGCAGCAGTGGCGACCGGTCCTCATGGCGGTGACGGAGAAGGACCTGCTGCTGTACGATGGCATGCCCTGGACCAGGGACGCCTGGGCTTCCCCTTGCCACAGCTACCCGCTGGTGGCTaccag GCTGGTCCACTCAGGCTCAGGCCGCCGCTCGCCCGCACTGGGCTGCGAGCTCACCTTCGCCACCCGGACGGGCTCTCGCCAGGGCGTGGAGATGCACGTTTTCCGTGTGGAAACCCACCGGGACCTCTCCTCCTGGACGCGTGTCCTCGTCCAGGGCTGCCACGCCGCCGCCGAGTTGATGAAGGAGGTGACTGTGG GCTGCACGCTGGGCGGGCAGGAGGTCCAGCTCTCCATCCACTACGAGGGCGGCTTCACCATCTGCCGAGAGGAGCCGGGCAGCAGTGTCCTCTTCCGCTACCCCTACGAGAGGCTGAAGATGTCGGCGGACGATGGCATCAGGACCCTCTACCTGGACTTCGGGGGTCCTGAGGGCGAGCTG GCGCTGGACCTGCACTCCTGCCCCAAGCCCATCGTCTTCATCCTGCACACCTTCCTCTCGGCCAAAGTCACCCGCATGGGGCTGCTGGCGTAG
- the TMED6 gene encoding transmembrane emp24 domain-containing protein 6, with protein sequence MLLLLVLALLGPASCPRTEPLSGSSQEPLFHGADRYDFAIVIPAGTVECFWQFAHQSGSFFFSYEVQRATGIANNRNVLATASDPNGFRLGASQDVRGQINFLTKETGFYQLCLDNQQNHFGFVQVYLNFGVYYEDFNVENKQLEEKKELNDTLEAIGVSIRKLQVHIFHMWRFYNFARMRKAADSFLLESNYNYVNWWSMAQSCVIVLSGVLQLYFLKRLFNVQTSSRQKC encoded by the exons atgctgctgctgctggtcctggcactgctgggaccCGCCAGCTGCCCCAGGACTGAGCCCCTGAGTGGGTCCAGCCAGGAGCCCCTCTTCCACGGGGCAGATCGGTACGATTTTGCCATTGTCATCCCTGCCGGCACTGTGGAGTGCTTCTGGCAGTTTGCACACCAGAGCGGCAGTTTCTTCTTCAGCTACGAG GTCCAGCGGGCGACGGGGATTGCCAACAACAGGAATGTCCTGGCCACCGCGAGCGACCCCAACGGCTTCCGGCTTGGTGCTTCCCAGGACGTCCGAGGACAGATCAACTTCCTCACCAAGGAGACAG GTTTCTACCAGCTGTGCCTGGACAACCAGCAGAACCACTTTGGCTTTGTACAGGTATATCTCAACTTTGGTGTCTACTACGAAGACTTCAATGTGGAAaacaagcagctggaagagaagaaagagctgAATGACACCCTGGAGGCAATCGGG GTCAGCATCCGGAAGCTGCAGGTCCACATCTTCCACATGTGGCGGTTCTACAACTTTGCCCGGATGCGGAAAGCAGCCGACTCCTTCCTCCTGGAGTCCAACTACAACTACGTCAACTGGTGGTCGATGGCTCAGAGCTGTGTCATTGTCCTCTctggggtgctgcagctctACTTTTTGAAGCGCCTCTTCAACGTGCAAACCTCCAGCAGGCAGAAGTGCTAG
- the VPS4A gene encoding vacuolar protein sorting-associated protein 4A: protein MTAATLQKAIDLVTRATEEDKAKNYEEALRLYQHAVECFLHAIKYEAHSDKAKESIRAKCMQYLDRAEKLKEYLRSKDKQGKKPVKESQNDNKGSDSDSEGENPEKKKLQEQLMGAIMMEKPNVRWSDVAGLEGAKEALKEAVILPIKFPHLFTGKRTPWRGILLFGPPGTGKSYLAKAVATEANNSTFFSVSSSDLMSKWLGESEKLVKNLFELARQHKPSIIFIDEVDSLCGSRNENESEAARRIKTEFLVQMQGVGNSSDGILVLGATNIPWVLDSAIRRRFEKRIYIPLPEEAARAQMFKIHLGNTPHCLTDANIQELARKTDGYSGADISIIVRDALMQPVRKVQSATHFKKVRGPSRTTPGAFVDDLLTPCSPGDPGATEMTWMEVPSDKLMEPIVCMSDMLRSLATTRPTVNADDLLKVKKFTEDFGQEG, encoded by the exons ATGACAGCGGCCACCCTGCAG AAAGCCATCGACCTGGTCACCAGAGCCACCGAAGAGGACAAGGCCAAGAACTATGAGGAGGCGCTGCGGCTGTACCAGCACGCCGTGGAGTGCTTCCTACACGCCATCAAAT ATGAAGCGCACAGTGACAAGGCGAAGGAGAGCATCCGGGCCAAGTGCATGCAGTACTTGGACCGGGCGGAGAAGCTGAAGGAGTACCTGCGCAGCAAGGACAAGCAGGGCAAGAAGCCGGTTAAAGAGTCCCAGAATGACAACAAGGG GAGTGACAGTGACAGCGAGGGCGAAAACCCGGAGAAGAAGAAGCTGCAGGAACAGCTGATGG GTGCCATCATGATGGAGAAGCCCAATGTGCGGTGGAGTGACGTGGCCGGCCTGGAAGGAGCCAAGGAAGctctgaaggaggctgtgatcCTGCCCATCAAGTTCCCACACTTGTTTACTG GGAAGCGCACGCCCTGGCGAGGGATCCTGCTCTTTGGGCCCCCTGGCACCGGCAAGTCCTACTTGGCCAAGGCCGTGGCCACTGAAGCCAACAACTCCACCTTCTTCTCTGTGTCATCCTCCGACCTGATGTCGAAGTGGCTGGGAGAGAGCGAGAA GCTGGTGAAGAACCTGTTTGAGCTGGCAAGGCAGCACAAGCCCTCCATCATCTTCATCGACGAGGTGGACTCACTGTGCGGCTCCCGCAATGAGAACGAAAGTGAGGCGGCGAGGCGCATCAAGACGGAGTTCCTGGTGCAGATGCAAG GTGTGGGGAACAGCAGCGATGGGATCCTGGTGCTGGGTGCCACCAACATCCCTTGGGTGCTGGACTCGGCCATCAGGAGAAG GTTTGAGAAGCGCATCTACATCCCACTGCCCGAGGAGGCAGCCCGGGCCCAGATGTTCAAGATCCATCTGGGCAACACCCCGCACTGCCTGACAGACGCCAACATCCAGGAGCTGGCCCGCAAGACAGACGGCTACTCGGGGGCCGACATCAGCATCATCGTGCGGGATGCCCTGATGCAGCCTGTCCGCAAAGTCCAGTCAGCAACGCACTTCAAGAAG GTCCGTGGTCCCTCCCGCACCACTCCTGGTGCTTTTGTGGATGACCTGCTGACACCGTGCTCGCCTGGTGACCCAGGTGCCACTGAGATGACCTGGATGGAGGTGCCCAGTGACAAGCTGATGGAGCCCATCGTCTGCATG TCGGACATGCTGCGCTCACTGGCCACCACCCGCCCCACCGTCAACGCTGATGATCTCCTGAAGGTGAAGAAATTCACGGAGGATTTTGGACAGGAAGGTTAA
- the COG8 gene encoding conserved oligomeric Golgi complex subunit 8 isoform X1 produces the protein MAAAAEEARLLAWLRGPAAAGPGGPELSAYVAELAALGLAELGREPARLAAERARVGAETRRLAFEHYRAFIRSAECTGRAGRGFGGIESRLGSLLGRLPALQDACRNFMRDAEEIACSRRMNSLTLNRHTEILEILEIPQLMDTCVRNGYYEEALELAAYVRRLERKHSNIPVIQGIVDEVRQSTQLMLNQLIQQLRTNIQLPACLRVIGYLRRMDVFTEAELRIKFLQARDAWLRSIQASIPDDDPYFHITKTIETCRVHLFDIITQYRAIFSDEEPLLPPEGQALNEGAIFHGWVLQKVSQFLQTLERDLQRGVGSRLDSLLGQCMYFGLSFSRVGADFRGQLAPLFQHVAATAFRKAVEEVVEKFREEMNSYTLISTPSVLGGSAGVPMPTAQPGTLQPPMVLLDFPPLACFLNGILVAFNDLRLCCPIALAQDVTACLEAALGEVTKTILAFHRAEEAAFSGREQELFVQFCTAFLEDLLPYLNRCLQVLFPPAQIAQALGVDEHGKPVSWEATGWAARIIQHEMDHLDGILYIDRMDTRTFTNVSWMELLD, from the exons atggcggcggcggcggaggaggCCCGGTTGCTGGCCTGGCtgcgcggcccggcggcggcggggcccggcggcccCGAGCTCTCCGCCTACGTGGCCGAGCTGGCGGCGCTGGGGCTGGCGGAGCTGGGGCGGGAGCCGGCGCGGCTGGCGGCGGAGCGGGCGCGGGTGGGGGCGGAGACGCGCCGCCTGGCCTTCGAGCACTACCGGGCCTTCATCCGCTCCGCCGAGTGCACTGGCCGCGCCGGCCGCGGCTTCGGCGGCATCGAGAGCCGCCTCGGCAGCCTGCTGGGCCGCCTGCCCGCCCTCCAGGATGCCTgccg GAATTTCATGCGTGATGCGGAGGAGATTGCCTGCAGCCGGCGCATGAACAGCCTGACGCTGAACCGGCACACGGAGATCCTGGAGATCCTGGAGATCCCGCAGCTCATGGACACCTGTGTCCGTAATGGTTACTATGAGGAGGCACTGGAGCTCGCTGCCTATGTGCGCCGGCTGGAGAGAAAGCACAGCAACATCCCCGTGATCCAG GGCATCGTGGACGAGGTGCGCCAGTCCACCCAGCTGATGCTGAACCAGCTCATCCAGCAGCTCCGCACCAACAtccagctgccagcctgcctgcggGTCATTGGCTACCTGCGGCGCATGGACGTCTTCACAGAGGCTGAGCTGCGCATCAAGTTCCTGCAGGCGCGGGATGCCTGGCTACGCTCCATCCAGGCCTCCATCCCTGACGATGACCCCTACTTCCACATCACCAAGACCATCGAGACCTGTCGTGTCCACCTCTTTGACATCATCACCCAGTATCGTGCCATTTTCTCTGACGAGGAGCCACTCTTGCCCCCCGAGGGGCAGGCCCTCAACGAGGGGGCCATCTTCCatggctgggtgctgcagaaGGTCTCCCAGTTCCTGCAGACACTGGAGCGCGATCTTCAGCGCGGGGTGGGCAGCCGCCTGGACTCGCTGCTGGGGCAGTGCATGTACTTCGGCCTCTCCTTCAGCAGGGTGGGGGCCGATTTCCGCGGGCAGCTGGCCCCCCTCTTCCAGCACGTAGCTGCCACCGCTTTCAGGAAGGCGGTGGAGGAGGTAGTGGAGAAGTTCCGGGAGGAGATGAATTCCTACACGCTCATTTCTACCCCATCTGTCCTGGGGGGCAGTGCCGGGGTGCCAATGCCCACGGCCCAGCCGGGGACGCTGCAGCCACCCATGGTGCTGCTGGACTTCCCGCCCCTCGCCTGCTTCCTCAATGGCATCCTCGTCGCCTTCAATGACCTACGGCTCTGCTGCCCCATCGCCCTGGCCCAAGACGTCACTGCCTGCCTGGAGGCTGCACTTGGTGAG GTGACCAAAACCATCCTGGCCTTCCACCGTGCAGAGGAGGCGGCTTTCAGCGGGCGGGAGCAGGAGCTCTTTGTCCAGTTCTGCACGGCCTTCCTGGAGGATCTGCTGCCCTACCTGAACCGCTGCCTCCAGGTCCTCTTTCCCCCGGCACAGATCGCGCAGGCATTGG GCGTGGACGAGCACGGGAAGCCCGTGAGCTGGGAGGCGACGGGCTGGGCCGCCCGCATCATCCAGCACGAGATGGACCACCTGGATGGGATCCTCTACATCGACCGGATGGACACCCGCACCTTCACCAACGTCAGCTGGATGGAGCTGCTGGACTGA
- the COG8 gene encoding conserved oligomeric Golgi complex subunit 8 isoform X2, protein MAAAAEEARLLAWLRGPAAAGPGGPELSAYVAELAALGLAELGREPARLAAERARVGAETRRLAFEHYRAFIRSAECTGRAGRGFGGIESRLGSLLGRLPALQDACRNFMRDAEEIACSRRMNSLTLNRHTEILEILEIPQLMDTCVRNGYYEEALELAAYVRRLERKHSNIPVIQGIVDEVRQSTQLMLNQLIQQLRTNIQLPACLRVIGYLRRMDVFTEAELRIKFLQARDAWLRSIQASIPDDDPYFHITKTIETCRVHLFDIITQYRAIFSDEEPLLPPEGQALNEGAIFHGWVLQKVSQFLQTLERDLQRGVGSRLDSLLGQCMYFGLSFSRVGADFRGQLAPLFQHVAATAFRKAVEEVVEKFREEMNSYTLISTPSVLGGSAGVPMPTAQPGTLQPPMVLLDFPPLACFLNGILVAFNDLRLCCPIALAQDVTACLEAALGEVTKTILAFHRAEEAAFSGREQELFVQFCTAFLEDLLPYLNRCLQVLFPPAQIAQALGETPGASPPTQLQRFGRLGRIDVAALREPLAFLLPALGEEEPAQERRPGADGEALPGEPLPGPESSPAGAALPGISAGTG, encoded by the exons atggcggcggcggcggaggaggCCCGGTTGCTGGCCTGGCtgcgcggcccggcggcggcggggcccggcggcccCGAGCTCTCCGCCTACGTGGCCGAGCTGGCGGCGCTGGGGCTGGCGGAGCTGGGGCGGGAGCCGGCGCGGCTGGCGGCGGAGCGGGCGCGGGTGGGGGCGGAGACGCGCCGCCTGGCCTTCGAGCACTACCGGGCCTTCATCCGCTCCGCCGAGTGCACTGGCCGCGCCGGCCGCGGCTTCGGCGGCATCGAGAGCCGCCTCGGCAGCCTGCTGGGCCGCCTGCCCGCCCTCCAGGATGCCTgccg GAATTTCATGCGTGATGCGGAGGAGATTGCCTGCAGCCGGCGCATGAACAGCCTGACGCTGAACCGGCACACGGAGATCCTGGAGATCCTGGAGATCCCGCAGCTCATGGACACCTGTGTCCGTAATGGTTACTATGAGGAGGCACTGGAGCTCGCTGCCTATGTGCGCCGGCTGGAGAGAAAGCACAGCAACATCCCCGTGATCCAG GGCATCGTGGACGAGGTGCGCCAGTCCACCCAGCTGATGCTGAACCAGCTCATCCAGCAGCTCCGCACCAACAtccagctgccagcctgcctgcggGTCATTGGCTACCTGCGGCGCATGGACGTCTTCACAGAGGCTGAGCTGCGCATCAAGTTCCTGCAGGCGCGGGATGCCTGGCTACGCTCCATCCAGGCCTCCATCCCTGACGATGACCCCTACTTCCACATCACCAAGACCATCGAGACCTGTCGTGTCCACCTCTTTGACATCATCACCCAGTATCGTGCCATTTTCTCTGACGAGGAGCCACTCTTGCCCCCCGAGGGGCAGGCCCTCAACGAGGGGGCCATCTTCCatggctgggtgctgcagaaGGTCTCCCAGTTCCTGCAGACACTGGAGCGCGATCTTCAGCGCGGGGTGGGCAGCCGCCTGGACTCGCTGCTGGGGCAGTGCATGTACTTCGGCCTCTCCTTCAGCAGGGTGGGGGCCGATTTCCGCGGGCAGCTGGCCCCCCTCTTCCAGCACGTAGCTGCCACCGCTTTCAGGAAGGCGGTGGAGGAGGTAGTGGAGAAGTTCCGGGAGGAGATGAATTCCTACACGCTCATTTCTACCCCATCTGTCCTGGGGGGCAGTGCCGGGGTGCCAATGCCCACGGCCCAGCCGGGGACGCTGCAGCCACCCATGGTGCTGCTGGACTTCCCGCCCCTCGCCTGCTTCCTCAATGGCATCCTCGTCGCCTTCAATGACCTACGGCTCTGCTGCCCCATCGCCCTGGCCCAAGACGTCACTGCCTGCCTGGAGGCTGCACTTGGTGAG GTGACCAAAACCATCCTGGCCTTCCACCGTGCAGAGGAGGCGGCTTTCAGCGGGCGGGAGCAGGAGCTCTTTGTCCAGTTCTGCACGGCCTTCCTGGAGGATCTGCTGCCCTACCTGAACCGCTGCCTCCAGGTCCTCTTTCCCCCGGCACAGATCGCGCAGGCATTGGGTGAGACCCCAGGG GCGTCCCCCCCCACCCAGCTGCAGCGCTTTGGCCGCCTGGGCCGCATCGATGTGGCCGCCCTGCGGGAGCCGCTGGCTTTCCTGCTGCCGGCGCTGGGCGAGGAGGAGCCGGCCCAGGAGAGGCGCCCGGGGGCGGACGGGGAGGCCCTGCCCGGGGAGCCCCTGCCGGGGCCGGAGAGCTCCCCCGCGGGGGCCGCGCTGCCTGGCATCTCAGCCGGCACGGGGtag
- the SNTB2 gene encoding beta-2-syntrophin isoform X2: protein MSWLQTLLAPPGAEAGCWQARATQGQHTIGACGAGNLAAVSPAARAAQDGLQPDLPPGPLCFAAFPFLRPCRTQGCAASACPLHGAPLARGRVRPLGPCWSPSPTRGAVPPFLLPSTCSASQGVTSAPWGMGCAGAPQGGPRAGQDPLSAAGDRPPLWPERPWGAGLRHRCTGPPPGLNLCPLHPTVKFMREVTPYIKKPSLVSDLPWEGAAPQSPSLSGSEDSGSPQHQCPRDRKVIPLKMCFAARNLSMPDLENRLIELHSPDSRNTLILRCKDTATAHSWFTALHANIAALLPQVLAELNAMLGTGGTVAGGREVKHIAWLAEQARLDGGRQQWRPVLMAVTEKDLLLYDGMPWTRDAWASPCHSYPLVATRLVHSGSGRRSPALGCELTFATRTGSRQGVEMHVFRVETHRDLSSWTRVLVQGCHAAAELMKEVTVGGPALHPLRGRLHHLPRGAGQQCPLPLPLREAEDVGGRWHQDPLPGLRGS, encoded by the exons ATGTCCTGGCTGCAAACCCTCCTCGCCCCGCCGGGAGCggaggcaggctgctggcaggcgCGGGCGACACAGGGTCAGCACACTATCGGCGCCTGCGGCGCTGGAAACTTGGCCGCTGtcagccctgcagccagagcGGCTCAGGATGGGCTGCAGCCTGACCTCCCGCCCGGCCCATTGTGCTTTGCCGCCTTCCCTTTCCTACGGCCGTGTCGGACACAGGGATGCGCCGCCAGCGCCTGTCCTTTGCATGGGGCACCTCTGGCCCGGGGCAGGGTGAGACCCTTGGGGCCATGCTGGTCCCCGAGCCCCACCAGGGGTGCTGTGCCCCCTTTCCTGCTGCCCTCCACCTGCAGCGCCAGCCAGGGGGTGACTTCAGCTCCATGGGGcatgggctgtgctggtgcccCTCAGGGAGGTCCCAGGGCTGGCCAAGACCCCCTGTCTGCTGCGGGGGACAGGCCCCCCTTGTGGCCAGAGCGTCCGTGGGGTGCAGGGCTGCGGCACAGGTGCACAGGACCCCCGCCTGGCCTTAACCTAtgtcccctccaccccacagTGAAGTTCATGCGGGAGGTGACCCCCTACATCAAGAAGCCCTCACTGGTGTCGGACCTGCcgtgggagggggctgccccgCAGTCACCCAGCCTGAGCGGCAGTGAGGACTCTGGCTCCCCCCAGCACCAGTGCCCCCGTGACCGCAAGGTGATCCCCCTGAAGATGTGCTTCGCTGCCAGGAACCTCAGCATGCCTGACCTGGAGAACAG GCTGATCGAGCTGCACTCGCCGGACAGCCGGAACACCCTGATCCTGCGCTGCAAGGACACGGCGACAGCACACTCCTGGTTCACCGCGCTGCACGCCAACATCGCCGCCCTGCTGCCCCAGGTCCTGGCCGAGCTCAACGCCATGCTGGGCACCGGTGGCACCGTGGCCGGCGGCAGGGAGGTGAAGCACATCGCCTGGCTGGCTGAGCAG GCACGCCTGGATGGAGGGCGGCAGCAGTGGCGACCGGTCCTCATGGCGGTGACGGAGAAGGACCTGCTGCTGTACGATGGCATGCCCTGGACCAGGGACGCCTGGGCTTCCCCTTGCCACAGCTACCCGCTGGTGGCTaccag GCTGGTCCACTCAGGCTCAGGCCGCCGCTCGCCCGCACTGGGCTGCGAGCTCACCTTCGCCACCCGGACGGGCTCTCGCCAGGGCGTGGAGATGCACGTTTTCCGTGTGGAAACCCACCGGGACCTCTCCTCCTGGACGCGTGTCCTCGTCCAGGGCTGCCACGCCGCCGCCGAGTTGATGAAGGAGGTGACTGTGG GAGGTCCAGCTCTCCATCCACTACGAGGGCGGCTTCACCATCTGCCGAGAGGAGCCGGGCAGCAGTGTCCTCTTCCGCTACCCCTACGAGAGGCTGAAGATGTCGGCGGACGATGGCATCAGGACCCTCTACCTGGACTTCGGGGGTCCTGA